The following coding sequences are from one Paenibacillus tundrae window:
- a CDS encoding response regulator transcription factor produces the protein MKPKLLYIEDEVEIATWVRADLEEREYEVIWLESGEGATEAAKGCSLIILDVMLPGLDGFTVGQRLKKEHPTIPIVMLSARTSIDDKLHGLDFADDYVTKPFHPDELAARIEVQLRKAGTNIIADEVVKLDHLSIYEKDNRIVNELTQEEVILSGKQFHIFAYLLRHMGMIRTKEQIYEAVWNEPYLDGDKTLMVHIRHLREKLERDPANPTIIQTIRGVGYRVKKP, from the coding sequence ATGAAGCCGAAACTATTATACATTGAAGATGAAGTCGAAATTGCGACATGGGTTAGAGCAGACTTAGAAGAACGTGAATATGAGGTAATCTGGCTGGAAAGTGGTGAAGGTGCAACGGAGGCGGCGAAAGGCTGCTCTCTGATTATCCTTGACGTCATGCTTCCGGGTCTGGATGGATTTACGGTAGGACAGCGACTCAAAAAAGAACATCCTACTATTCCGATTGTGATGCTCTCGGCCAGAACGTCGATTGATGATAAGCTGCACGGGCTTGATTTTGCCGATGATTATGTCACGAAGCCCTTTCACCCGGATGAACTAGCAGCTAGAATCGAAGTCCAACTGCGTAAGGCTGGGACGAATATTATTGCGGATGAAGTTGTAAAACTCGATCATCTGTCGATCTATGAGAAGGATAACCGGATTGTGAATGAGCTTACGCAAGAGGAAGTCATTCTATCTGGGAAACAGTTTCATATCTTTGCGTACCTGCTTAGGCACATGGGCATGATTCGAACGAAGGAGCAAATCTATGAAGCGGTCTGGAATGAGCCCTATCTGGATGGGGACAAAACGTTAATGGTACATATTCGTCATCTGCGTGAGAAATTGGAGCGTGATCCAGCTAATCCGACCATCATTCAGACGATCCGTGGTGTCGGTTACCGCGTGAAGAAGCCATGA
- a CDS encoding sensor histidine kinase translates to MTWRLGSRKVNKQQEQKSVKKKKLRFGRSLMSRYMFLILAAILFVPVVLPITSIIYVVVVNNGYNNDAPYGDVNHISNLWSKEAMKLGDANSTEVDQRIKQLHNKYPKSSMYRVDERGDTVFMLVGEGVTLSEVSVGDMVMKTLRWTMDDEKTIVTQVPTVWDAASTLQFMKEATYRDPLTVVSFIEGGDQDKGKGFMVIEVPRYLMQKQQNNWPMELLYLGLFMGIIFLFFILMSILFFARIRKRLVRLQTAMMAPGKEGIPLPVDIRREDEIGHLEESFNDMVRQLTDSRQREREEEQLRKRLIAGLSHDLRTPLTVIRGHMHALHKEELSHTGNSSLLRMEAKMEDLGGLIDNMLSYNLLTSGKYTLKLAEKDMLRIVREAAAAWYPVWEKEQFDIDIDLPDEPLLWQVDEQGVRRILDNLFQNIVRYAATGKYIGISTEQVQGQTALLIQDHGPGMLEDTGTKGTGLGLSIVDLLVREMGLRKKVDSSAEGVRTYLYSGSGAKGDKTHF, encoded by the coding sequence ATGACGTGGCGATTAGGCTCACGTAAGGTCAACAAGCAACAAGAGCAGAAGTCTGTGAAAAAGAAAAAGCTTCGTTTTGGACGATCCTTAATGTCCCGTTATATGTTTCTTATTTTGGCAGCCATTTTATTTGTGCCTGTCGTTCTTCCAATCACATCTATTATTTACGTGGTTGTGGTGAACAATGGCTATAACAATGATGCACCGTATGGTGACGTTAACCACATTAGCAACCTCTGGTCCAAAGAAGCGATGAAATTAGGCGATGCCAATTCAACCGAGGTTGATCAACGGATCAAGCAGCTACACAACAAGTATCCGAAGTCTTCCATGTATCGTGTGGATGAACGTGGGGATACGGTTTTTATGTTAGTCGGTGAGGGAGTAACGCTGTCAGAAGTGTCGGTAGGCGATATGGTCATGAAGACGCTGAGATGGACGATGGATGACGAGAAGACCATCGTGACGCAAGTGCCAACGGTGTGGGATGCGGCGAGTACGTTGCAATTTATGAAGGAAGCGACGTATCGAGATCCGCTCACGGTGGTTTCTTTTATTGAAGGCGGCGATCAGGATAAGGGGAAAGGCTTCATGGTAATTGAGGTTCCTCGTTACTTGATGCAGAAACAACAAAATAACTGGCCGATGGAGCTCCTGTACTTAGGGTTATTCATGGGCATCATCTTTCTGTTCTTCATTCTGATGTCGATTCTCTTCTTCGCTCGCATTCGCAAACGGTTAGTTCGCTTACAGACCGCAATGATGGCACCGGGGAAGGAAGGCATTCCGCTACCTGTCGATATCCGAAGAGAGGATGAGATTGGTCATCTGGAAGAGTCATTCAATGATATGGTGCGTCAGCTTACGGACAGTCGGCAGCGGGAGAGAGAAGAAGAGCAGCTTCGTAAACGTCTCATTGCGGGACTTTCCCATGATCTTCGCACACCGTTGACGGTTATTCGAGGGCATATGCACGCTCTGCACAAAGAGGAGCTAAGTCATACCGGCAATAGTTCATTACTGCGAATGGAAGCCAAGATGGAGGACCTTGGTGGACTTATCGACAACATGTTATCTTACAACCTGCTGACAAGTGGAAAGTATACGTTGAAGCTGGCAGAGAAGGATATGCTGCGGATTGTTAGGGAGGCGGCTGCGGCATGGTATCCAGTATGGGAAAAGGAACAGTTTGATATCGACATTGATCTACCGGACGAGCCTCTACTTTGGCAGGTAGATGAACAAGGCGTGCGTCGTATCCTCGATAATCTGTTTCAGAACATCGTCCGTTATGCAGCAACCGGCAAATATATTGGCATCTCGACAGAGCAGGTTCAAGGACAGACGGCTCTTCTGATTCAGGATCACGGCCCAGGTATGCTGGAGGATACAGGAACGAAGGGAACGGGGCTTGGTCTATCCATCGTTGATCTGCTGGTGCGTGAGATGGGTCTTCGCAAGAAAGTGGACAGTTCAGCTGAAGGGGTTCGAACCTATCTCTATAGCGGTTCAGGAGCGAAAGGCGACAAGACTCATTTTTAA
- a CDS encoding ABC transporter ATP-binding protein, which translates to MSDNIIQTANLWKTYRNRAAVRELDLNIKKGDIYGFLGPNGAGKTTTIRMLLGLIKPTKGVIRVFDQDIRKDRMDILRRIGSLVEYPSYYGHLNAVENLEALRRIINVPKSRIAEVLSIVDLTRDAKRPVKGYSLGMKQRLGIASALLGEPELLILDEPTNGLDPAGIQEIRELIKRMPLEHGITVLVSSHLLSEVEQMASRVGIIREGKMVLQDTIANLHSQTGSSIQLTVSEPEDAIKLAREQGQFGQRQGSVLTFPYMDNSAIALLVRRLVEHDHAIYRVEEHRQSLEHLFMRVIGEGATV; encoded by the coding sequence GTGAGTGATAACATTATTCAAACGGCTAATCTATGGAAAACATATCGTAATCGTGCAGCAGTACGTGAGCTTGATCTGAATATCAAAAAAGGAGATATCTACGGCTTCTTAGGTCCGAACGGTGCGGGCAAAACAACAACGATTCGTATGCTACTAGGCTTAATTAAGCCAACAAAGGGCGTTATTCGAGTCTTCGACCAAGATATTCGCAAAGATCGCATGGATATTCTGCGGCGTATAGGATCACTTGTCGAGTATCCTTCGTACTATGGTCATCTGAATGCGGTGGAGAATCTGGAAGCGTTACGCCGGATCATTAACGTGCCGAAGTCGAGAATTGCGGAGGTACTTTCCATCGTTGATCTGACTCGGGATGCCAAACGTCCCGTGAAAGGATATTCCCTGGGGATGAAGCAACGTCTGGGTATCGCAAGTGCCCTATTGGGTGAGCCTGAGTTATTGATCTTGGACGAACCTACGAATGGGCTTGACCCAGCAGGTATTCAGGAGATCCGGGAGCTGATCAAACGCATGCCGCTGGAACACGGGATTACGGTTCTTGTATCCAGCCACTTATTAAGTGAAGTAGAGCAGATGGCGAGCCGAGTCGGCATTATTCGCGAGGGTAAAATGGTGCTACAGGATACCATCGCTAATCTACACAGTCAAACGGGTAGCTCAATTCAATTGACGGTGTCCGAACCGGAAGACGCGATTAAGCTCGCTAGAGAGCAAGGACAATTCGGTCAACGACAAGGTTCCGTGCTGACGTTCCCGTACATGGATAATAGCGCTATCGCATTGTTAGTAAGACGTCTGGTTGAGCATGACCATGCCATCTATCGTGTAGAGGAACATCGCCAATCATTGGAACACCTGTTTATGCGGGTGATTGGTGAGGGGGCGACCGTATGA
- a CDS encoding ABC transporter permease: MTGRALSSDWLKIRGKGIWFLVFLAPIGLTLMQALNFGLRLDYLKGIYGGDLWEGLLENVIVFVPLALMLGATIISSMMANVEHEQGSWKQLLALPISRPAVYLAKFIMTCVLLIISCLLLSIGTVGLGLIFGFDASVIPWISIVKLGILPLAGALPVLSVELWLTMVSKNQALPVTFGIVLAVTGMFSLTISPHFPLAWSMMAWKGSLIYPALGLGVGILIMLMGMVHFSRKDVA, encoded by the coding sequence ATGACGGGGCGTGCTTTATCATCGGATTGGCTTAAGATTCGTGGCAAGGGCATCTGGTTTCTTGTATTCCTAGCTCCGATTGGTCTTACACTGATGCAGGCGTTAAACTTTGGATTGCGATTGGACTATCTAAAAGGTATTTATGGCGGTGACCTATGGGAAGGTCTGCTAGAGAATGTCATCGTCTTTGTCCCCCTGGCGCTCATGTTAGGAGCAACCATTATCAGTTCCATGATGGCGAATGTGGAACATGAACAGGGCTCATGGAAGCAGCTATTGGCTTTACCCATTTCAAGACCAGCGGTGTACTTAGCTAAGTTCATTATGACATGTGTGCTGCTTATCATTTCTTGTTTACTGTTGTCCATTGGTACTGTCGGTCTGGGATTGATCTTCGGGTTCGACGCAAGTGTGATTCCGTGGATATCGATTGTTAAATTAGGTATTCTGCCGCTGGCAGGGGCACTGCCTGTATTATCGGTCGAGTTATGGCTGACCATGGTTTCTAAAAATCAGGCTTTACCTGTAACGTTTGGTATTGTTCTTGCAGTAACAGGTATGTTTTCTCTGACGATCTCACCACATTTCCCGCTGGCTTGGTCGATGATGGCATGGAAAGGCTCCTTGATCTATCCTGCATTGGGCTTAGGTGTAGGTATCTTGATTATGCTGATGGGCATGGTGCATTTCAGTCGGAAGGATGTGGCGTAG
- a CDS encoding ABC transporter permease: protein MSFATTYFRILSSERLKMGKSPIWLLILLSPLIALLIGLLATPSGQWEALLGAMVLLHGLLLLPILTGVFTSFVCRFEHSGGGWKQMLVLPLTRTGVYAAKLTIVLLLLAATQVLLFAAIMLAGLVHGITEPIPWGLIAGKLSLGLFACVPLAALQLLVSLIWSSFAAPLALNFALTVPNILIVNSVTFGPYYPWAQPVILMAPMEGGGFGAYNVPLATMLTVVGGSAILFILAGILYFKKKEI from the coding sequence ATGAGCTTTGCGACAACCTATTTCCGTATTCTGTCTTCTGAACGGTTAAAAATGGGGAAATCACCCATCTGGCTTCTGATTCTGCTGAGCCCACTAATTGCGCTGCTTATCGGGCTGCTTGCAACGCCTTCTGGGCAATGGGAAGCGTTATTGGGTGCGATGGTTCTCCTGCATGGCCTGCTGCTACTTCCAATTCTGACCGGCGTATTTACTTCATTTGTCTGCCGATTCGAACATTCGGGCGGAGGGTGGAAGCAGATGCTGGTCTTACCGCTTACACGCACTGGTGTATATGCTGCCAAGCTCACCATAGTGCTGTTACTCCTTGCAGCTACGCAAGTGTTGCTATTCGCAGCCATTATGCTGGCAGGTCTCGTTCATGGTATAACGGAACCAATACCGTGGGGACTAATTGCAGGTAAACTATCACTTGGGTTGTTCGCATGTGTGCCGCTCGCTGCTCTGCAACTGTTGGTGTCCTTGATCTGGAGTAGCTTTGCCGCCCCGCTAGCGCTGAACTTTGCTCTAACGGTACCGAATATTCTGATTGTGAACTCGGTGACATTTGGCCCTTATTATCCGTGGGCGCAGCCGGTCATTCTTATGGCACCGATGGAGGGCGGGGGATTTGGAGCTTACAACGTTCCACTGGCGACGATGCTGACGGTTGTTGGTGGAAGTGCTATTCTTTTTATCCTCGCAGGTATACTCTATTTCAAGAAAAAAGAGATCTGA
- a CDS encoding acyltransferase encodes MVFPNKVKIAYGKMRGWAVFGKIQPTLGLLPRIRGKVYLNRSGELQVGKRLNIIGKPWGTQLTVVKGARLTIGDDVLINAGVGIAANIEVVIGNHVMIGPRTSIFDSAYHRIDSLDDGSEMAQRITIQDNAWIGTGALILPGVTIGKNAVVAAGSTVTKDVPDNTLVAGAPAKVIRELTIHDGWIRR; translated from the coding sequence ATGGTATTTCCGAACAAGGTGAAGATTGCATATGGTAAGATGCGGGGATGGGCTGTGTTCGGAAAAATACAACCTACACTTGGATTACTGCCGAGAATAAGAGGCAAAGTGTATTTGAACAGATCGGGAGAACTACAGGTAGGCAAACGACTGAACATTATCGGGAAACCTTGGGGAACCCAGCTTACGGTAGTCAAAGGAGCACGTCTAACGATTGGTGACGATGTGCTAATTAACGCAGGTGTAGGAATAGCGGCCAATATTGAGGTTGTCATTGGTAACCATGTAATGATTGGGCCACGCACAAGTATATTTGATAGTGCATATCACCGAATTGATTCTCTGGATGACGGGAGTGAGATGGCACAGCGGATTACGATTCAGGATAATGCTTGGATCGGAACAGGGGCTCTCATTCTTCCTGGTGTAACAATTGGCAAAAATGCCGTGGTTGCTGCCGGAAGTACCGTCACCAAAGATGTGCCTGATAACACCCTCGTGGCGGGAGCACCCGCCAAAGTCATTCGGGAACTAACCATCCATGACGGATGGATTAGAAGATAG